From the Bacteroidia bacterium genome, one window contains:
- a CDS encoding ABC transporter ATP-binding protein, producing MTNEHVILSTHQLSKRFGKRLAVSELNLEVHRGDIYGFLGPNGAGKSTTIRMVLSLIAPTTGSVRLFGKDAATDRVVLSRVGGLVERPDFYLYLSARKNLEIVSALYGEVDKRRIDEVLDVVGLLDRGGDRVKAYSHGMKQRLGIAQALLPRPEFLVLDEPTNGLDPQGMKEVRELIRRLNREDNMTILLSSHLLHEIEQVATRMCILHQGQLVVQGAVQELLGRDSIAVRIVAQPRDHALDLLRGMAWVTDVREYDDSIHCVMGEDALARTNAGLVSAGLEVATFAPRRSLEDYFLRITERPDTQAVA from the coding sequence ATGACGAATGAGCATGTCATACTGAGTACGCATCAACTGAGCAAACGCTTCGGTAAGCGTCTCGCCGTTTCTGAACTGAATCTGGAGGTGCACCGAGGGGACATCTACGGTTTCCTCGGACCGAACGGTGCGGGAAAAAGCACCACCATTCGTATGGTGCTGTCTCTCATCGCACCCACAACGGGCAGCGTGCGCCTGTTCGGCAAGGATGCCGCGACGGATCGCGTCGTGCTCTCGCGCGTCGGCGGTCTCGTCGAGCGACCGGATTTTTACCTTTACCTCAGCGCCAGAAAAAATCTCGAGATCGTGTCGGCCTTGTATGGTGAGGTCGACAAACGGCGTATTGACGAGGTACTGGATGTCGTTGGCCTGCTGGATCGCGGCGGGGATCGCGTCAAGGCGTACTCGCACGGCATGAAGCAGCGCCTGGGCATCGCGCAAGCACTGCTGCCCAGACCGGAATTCCTCGTATTGGACGAGCCCACGAACGGGCTCGATCCGCAGGGTATGAAAGAAGTTCGTGAGCTGATCCGCCGTTTGAACCGCGAAGACAACATGACGATTCTGCTTTCCTCGCATTTGTTGCACGAGATCGAGCAGGTCGCTACGCGCATGTGTATTCTCCATCAGGGACAGCTTGTAGTGCAGGGTGCGGTGCAGGAACTCTTGGGACGCGACAGCATTGCGGTGCGCATCGTGGCGCAGCCGCGCGACCACGCTCTCGATCTGCTTCGAGGTATGGCATGGGTGACTGACGTTCGCGAATACGATGACAGTATTCACTGCGTCATGGGCGAGGACGCTCTCGCCAGGACCAATGCCGGGCTGGTATCGGCGGGTCTCGAGGTCGCCACCTTCGCTCCCCGCCGCTCTCTGGAAGATTATTTTTTACGCATCACCGAACGACCGGATACGCAGGCAGTCGCATGA
- a CDS encoding DUF2723 domain-containing protein, whose amino-acid sequence MNDTLRRRIAAAAGTGGFAFLVYLLTLAPSLDFIDAGELAAVAHTFGIAHPTGYPLFTLLAGVWSWLPLGDGIVRLNVFAALCAALGAGFFTDALWHLLGLKGVKKTGKKKAVHAAMSDSTRLIASVIGALAIAFSRTYWRTALSIEVYALHMLMLALLMWALARLLLAMQDTPSQGSVRRHIVVLALLLGLSFSNHMSTVFLLPALFVLLAVLLRQKLLSARTALTAAGSFAAGLLPYLYLPLRASAHPWLNWGNPESWERFIWHLSGKQYSVWMFSSADAWKKQFANVTSLLPGDVQYVALLAAAVGMIVLIRRNALAGAVLLLLFVTCVVWAAGYEIHDIDSYLLLALAVLGAWTATGIAAITQWLAQTMSVKFRHPAVVGVVFILPLALNAQGVSQRGNYLVEDYTKNMFASLEKHALVFSYQWDYWVSASLYYQAVENFRTDVVVLDKELFRRSWYIEQLRVNYPDVYEQSVDAIAAFEVELYKFEHDLPYDPATIEAAFNRMINSIIEKSYASRPVYVTIEMEQQFAPDFIRVPVGLAFRLYRPDEVPRYEALPFPQLQHRPFASDERLPLALPGMYGSMLLNRAVYAHRAGYYREAVPFFERAAAFVPGDSRLLQWKQRNDQALRSGRMAGDPADVPPQSGEEAEQ is encoded by the coding sequence ATGAACGACACACTCCGACGACGAATCGCGGCGGCGGCGGGAACAGGCGGGTTCGCATTTCTCGTGTATCTGCTTACGCTCGCTCCCTCCCTGGATTTTATTGATGCCGGCGAACTCGCGGCGGTGGCACATACCTTTGGCATAGCACATCCGACGGGCTATCCCTTGTTCACCTTGCTTGCCGGTGTCTGGTCGTGGCTGCCGCTGGGCGACGGCATCGTACGGCTGAACGTCTTTGCGGCGCTTTGCGCTGCACTCGGCGCAGGATTTTTCACTGATGCGCTCTGGCATCTGCTTGGCCTGAAAGGGGTGAAAAAGACCGGCAAGAAAAAGGCAGTACACGCCGCGATGAGTGACAGTACGCGACTGATCGCCTCCGTGATAGGAGCGCTCGCCATCGCCTTCAGCCGCACCTACTGGCGCACGGCTCTGTCCATCGAGGTGTATGCGTTGCATATGCTCATGCTTGCGTTGCTCATGTGGGCGCTGGCGCGTCTGTTGCTGGCAATGCAGGACACGCCGTCGCAAGGCTCCGTGCGTCGGCACATAGTGGTCCTGGCTTTGCTTCTCGGGCTGTCCTTCTCCAATCACATGAGTACGGTTTTTTTGCTCCCCGCGCTATTCGTTCTTCTTGCCGTCCTCTTGAGACAAAAGCTTCTCTCAGCACGAACGGCGCTTACCGCCGCCGGATCCTTTGCCGCCGGACTGCTGCCGTATCTCTATCTGCCGCTGCGCGCCTCGGCGCATCCCTGGCTGAATTGGGGGAATCCGGAAAGCTGGGAACGCTTCATCTGGCATCTGTCGGGAAAACAGTACAGTGTGTGGATGTTCTCCAGTGCGGATGCCTGGAAAAAACAGTTCGCGAACGTCACCTCCTTGCTGCCCGGCGATGTGCAATATGTCGCACTGCTCGCCGCTGCAGTGGGGATGATTGTGCTCATCCGGCGCAATGCGCTTGCGGGCGCCGTACTCCTGTTGCTGTTCGTGACGTGCGTGGTCTGGGCCGCCGGATATGAGATCCACGATATCGATTCCTACCTTCTGCTGGCGCTCGCCGTTCTCGGCGCATGGACCGCGACAGGGATTGCGGCGATCACTCAATGGCTCGCCCAAACGATGTCCGTAAAGTTTCGCCATCCTGCGGTCGTGGGTGTGGTGTTCATCCTTCCCCTGGCGCTCAATGCGCAAGGGGTTTCGCAGCGTGGAAATTATCTTGTCGAGGACTATACAAAGAACATGTTCGCTTCGCTGGAGAAACACGCTCTTGTTTTCTCGTATCAGTGGGATTACTGGGTGTCGGCGTCCTTGTACTATCAGGCGGTAGAGAATTTCAGAACGGACGTGGTGGTACTCGATAAGGAGCTTTTTCGCAGATCCTGGTATATCGAGCAACTGCGTGTCAACTACCCCGATGTGTACGAGCAGTCCGTCGATGCCATCGCCGCGTTTGAGGTTGAATTGTACAAGTTCGAACATGATCTTCCGTACGATCCGGCAACCATCGAAGCCGCGTTCAACCGTATGATCAACAGTATCATCGAGAAGAGTTATGCGTCGCGCCCGGTGTATGTGACCATAGAAATGGAGCAGCAGTTCGCGCCGGATTTTATTCGGGTTCCCGTCGGGCTGGCGTTCCGATTGTACAGACCAGACGAAGTCCCGCGCTATGAGGCGTTGCCTTTTCCACAGTTGCAGCATCGTCCCTTCGCATCCGATGAACGCTTGCCGCTGGCATTGCCCGGAATGTACGGAAGCATGTTACTGAACCGCGCGGTCTATGCGCATCGCGCAGGCTACTACCGCGAAGCCGTCCCATTTTTTGAACGTGCAGCGGCATTCGTCCCGGGCGATTCTCGTTTGTTACAGTGGAAGCAGCGGAACGACCAGGCCCTGCGTTCGGGACGGATGGCCGGTGACCCTGCCGATGTCCCGCCGCAGAGCGGCGAGGAAGCGGAGCAATAA
- a CDS encoding PepSY-associated TM helix domain-containing protein, producing MKLSNRIRRWNQAIHRDLGYLFAAMTVIYALSGIALNHLKDWDPNYIIEARDVSVPAPISEEGLTKDKVRAMLARFDQEENYKNHYFPEEGLLKVFLQGGTVAIDMETGEGLLETTRRRPVFFEVNFLHYNTPRQLFTWYSDIFAGALIIMAISGLFILKGKKGITGRGAWLTAIGILIPAIFLIIYL from the coding sequence ATGAAGCTCTCCAACAGAATCAGACGCTGGAATCAGGCGATTCATCGGGATCTCGGCTATTTGTTCGCCGCGATGACGGTGATCTACGCGCTCTCCGGCATTGCGCTCAATCATCTCAAGGACTGGGATCCGAACTACATTATCGAGGCGCGGGACGTATCCGTACCCGCGCCGATATCGGAGGAAGGACTGACGAAGGACAAGGTGCGCGCCATGCTCGCGCGCTTCGATCAGGAAGAAAACTACAAGAATCATTACTTTCCCGAGGAGGGGCTACTGAAGGTGTTTCTGCAGGGAGGAACGGTGGCCATTGACATGGAGACGGGTGAGGGGTTGCTCGAAACCACACGGCGCAGACCGGTGTTCTTCGAGGTGAACTTCCTGCATTACAACACTCCGCGACAGTTGTTTACCTGGTATTCCGATATTTTTGCGGGCGCCCTCATCATCATGGCCATCAGTGGCTTGTTCATTTTAAAAGGAAAAAAAGGTATCACCGGACGCGGTGCGTGGTTGACCGCCATCGGCATCCTCATTCCGGCGATCTTCCTCATCATCTATCTGTGA
- a CDS encoding STAS domain-containing protein — MTITETFNGDVVVLELKGNLMGDPETTELREKIRSLVADGFLKVVLDIAKLKWVNSSGLGALISSLATVNNGGGDMRIANVTEKINSLFMITQLIKVFKSFDSVDRAVASFMVDPPAGKPVE, encoded by the coding sequence ATGACTATCACTGAAACATTCAACGGCGACGTGGTCGTCCTTGAACTGAAGGGGAACCTGATGGGAGACCCCGAGACAACGGAACTCCGTGAGAAAATCCGCAGTCTGGTGGCTGACGGTTTTCTGAAGGTCGTCCTGGATATCGCGAAACTGAAGTGGGTGAACAGCTCCGGACTCGGTGCGCTGATCTCTTCCCTCGCCACCGTAAACAACGGAGGCGGAGACATGCGCATCGCAAACGTCACTGAAAAAATCAACAGCCTGTTCATGATTACCCAACTCATCAAGGTATTCAAGAGCTTCGATTCCGTTGACCGGGCGGTCGCCAGCTTCATGGTGGACCCGCCGGCCGGAAAACCGGTCGAATGA
- a CDS encoding M28 family peptidase, translating into MHTRRTTVLLLFISTLASYPVLAQTLPAPIQRNPAIISDNLKAHVAWLSSDALEGRGSGTAAIDSAAVYIAREFARYGLQPAGTAGFFQEFEVVKGVRRGASSLSLLRDGNSVFVDSLSYIPATFSADAGFSGPVVFAGYGMAGSPGTPGDYGSIDASGAVVLALHGVPADMNPHDPGVMQATSRAKALAAREAGAAALLLVDDAVVASREFRWDGSSSNAGLPVGRISRSAAAGLLLAAGIDSAVLSSSVPTQSARKQTEVSGRFSIELVRAKTRNVAGLLPGSSEPLRAQAIVVGAHYDHLGWGQEGSLYRGTEPMIHNGADDNASGTAGMLELAEYFAAQRPSRSMLFLAFSGEEMGLLGSAHWVSHPTVPLENIIAMINLDMIGRLPDSTRRLHVQGTGTSPVWNDLVTSSNGDFGFDLARIEDGQGSSDHSSFYGKNIPVLFFFTGLHSDYHRPSDDADKLNYTGLEEVTRFTAEVVRAIDRTRDAPAFTRVERKEAQQNMRFSVYVGTIPDYAHSGEGFRISGASPGSPAEKAGMKEGDIIVKFGETTVGNIYDYMAALGRHKAGEAVPVLVRRDETTIELRVELVGK; encoded by the coding sequence ATGCATACACGTCGTACAACAGTCCTGCTGCTCTTTATATCCACCCTTGCGTCGTATCCCGTACTGGCGCAGACTCTGCCGGCGCCGATACAGCGTAATCCGGCAATTATCTCCGATAATCTCAAAGCACATGTCGCGTGGCTTTCCTCGGATGCGCTCGAAGGTCGCGGAAGCGGGACAGCCGCCATTGACAGCGCGGCGGTCTACATTGCGCGCGAGTTCGCGCGCTACGGTCTGCAGCCGGCGGGGACGGCCGGCTTCTTCCAGGAGTTCGAGGTGGTCAAGGGCGTCCGTCGCGGCGCTTCTTCTCTCTCGCTCCTGCGCGATGGGAACAGCGTTTTTGTCGATTCCCTCTCCTACATCCCGGCGACCTTCTCCGCTGACGCCGGGTTCTCAGGACCTGTCGTGTTCGCTGGTTACGGAATGGCGGGATCGCCCGGCACGCCTGGCGATTACGGTTCCATCGATGCCTCGGGTGCCGTGGTCCTTGCGCTCCATGGGGTCCCGGCGGACATGAATCCCCACGACCCCGGGGTGATGCAGGCGACGTCGCGCGCCAAGGCCCTCGCCGCGCGCGAAGCGGGAGCTGCTGCATTGCTGCTGGTTGACGATGCGGTCGTCGCGTCGCGCGAATTTCGTTGGGACGGTTCTTCGTCGAATGCAGGACTTCCGGTCGGACGTATCTCGCGATCCGCTGCCGCAGGCCTGCTGCTCGCCGCGGGAATTGACAGCGCAGTATTAAGCAGCTCGGTCCCGACACAGTCCGCCCGGAAGCAGACCGAAGTGTCGGGACGTTTTTCCATCGAGCTGGTGCGTGCGAAGACGCGCAATGTCGCCGGTCTGTTGCCCGGAAGCAGCGAGCCGCTGCGTGCGCAGGCAATTGTTGTCGGCGCGCATTACGACCATCTGGGTTGGGGACAGGAAGGATCACTGTACCGTGGCACCGAGCCGATGATACATAATGGCGCGGACGACAACGCTTCCGGTACAGCGGGCATGCTGGAACTGGCGGAATATTTCGCTGCGCAACGTCCTTCACGCTCCATGCTCTTTCTCGCGTTCAGCGGGGAGGAGATGGGCTTGCTGGGCTCCGCGCATTGGGTGTCCCATCCCACCGTGCCGCTCGAGAACATCATCGCAATGATCAATCTCGACATGATCGGCCGCCTGCCTGACAGTACACGGCGACTACATGTGCAGGGTACGGGTACGTCGCCTGTGTGGAACGACCTCGTGACATCCTCGAATGGCGATTTCGGCTTCGACCTCGCGCGTATCGAGGACGGGCAGGGATCCAGCGATCATTCGTCCTTCTACGGAAAAAATATTCCCGTGCTTTTTTTCTTCACGGGATTGCACAGCGATTATCACCGTCCGAGCGACGACGCGGACAAACTGAACTACACCGGTCTCGAAGAGGTGACGCGTTTCACGGCGGAAGTGGTGCGCGCAATCGATCGCACGCGCGACGCTCCGGCATTCACACGCGTGGAACGGAAGGAAGCACAGCAGAATATGCGCTTCTCGGTGTACGTCGGGACGATACCCGACTATGCGCACAGCGGCGAGGGCTTCCGTATAAGCGGCGCCAGCCCGGGCAGCCCGGCGGAAAAAGCCGGTATGAAGGAAGGCGATATCATTGTGAAGTTCGGAGAGACCACCGTGGGCAACATTTACGATTACATGGCGGCATTGGGACGTCACAAGGCAGGCGAAGCAGTGCCCGTCCTCGTTCGTCGTGACGAAACGACCATAGAGCTGCGTGTGGAACTGGTCGGTAAGTAA
- a CDS encoding PspA/IM30 family protein, whose product MAGIFGRISDIIKANVNDLIDRAEDPEKMIKQMVIEMEEAVNKATTAVGSAIANEKHLERQHNEKKKLASEWHERAVKAVNAGRDDLARQALEKKNMFDKAANDVEGPLAEAKKTSTVMRQQLEQLKVKLDEARVRQGTLIARHQAAKAKKQISQSLSGIGDGAFANFEKYEQKVLKVESEAEAFAELAGETTSLDDEFRKLEAGSSVEEELALLKAAANKE is encoded by the coding sequence ATGGCAGGAATATTCGGACGGATTTCCGATATCATCAAAGCCAACGTCAACGATTTGATAGACCGCGCGGAAGATCCGGAGAAAATGATCAAGCAGATGGTGATCGAGATGGAGGAGGCAGTCAACAAGGCAACCACCGCCGTCGGTTCCGCGATCGCCAACGAGAAGCATCTCGAACGCCAGCACAACGAAAAGAAAAAGCTCGCCTCCGAGTGGCATGAACGAGCGGTCAAGGCCGTGAATGCCGGCAGAGACGACCTCGCGCGTCAGGCGCTCGAGAAGAAGAACATGTTCGACAAAGCCGCCAACGATGTGGAGGGACCTCTCGCGGAAGCGAAGAAGACTTCCACTGTTATGCGGCAACAACTCGAGCAGCTCAAAGTCAAGCTCGATGAGGCCCGTGTGCGCCAGGGAACATTGATCGCTCGCCACCAGGCCGCAAAAGCCAAGAAGCAGATTTCGCAAAGTTTGTCCGGTATCGGCGACGGCGCTTTCGCAAACTTCGAAAAATACGAACAGAAGGTGCTGAAAGTGGAGTCCGAAGCCGAGGCCTTTGCGGAACTCGCCGGCGAAACCACGTCGCTCGACGACGAATTCCGAAAGCTGGAGGCCGGGAGCTCTGTCGAGGAGGAACTCGCATTGCTCAAGGCCGCGGCGAATAAAGAGTGA
- a CDS encoding M20/M25/M40 family metallo-hydrolase, producing the protein MKSFFSFVCLAITLVSAAAAQVVQHPDIAVEELRAHVSYLASAALKGRKPGTPGADSSAAYIREELRQAGVTLLGNDGFQSFEITTGIKATTECRIRIDGQDGMLDKDFRPISFSGNEAISAPVVWAGYGFDFEKDKSSWRDYEGLDVAGKWVIILRGSPDDKSGDYDPFIPLRVKALAAKDRGAAGIMFVSGPAANPEDKLVELVFQQQDTPMDIPVISVRRTIAEKLLAGKSIGELEAALNREKAPVRAECSGEFEALVDLIPQRITAHNVVGFVQGSDPVLKDEYVLIGAHYDHLGMGGPGSGSRRPDTSAVHNGADDNASGTAAAIEVIERIAASRSDIRRSVVVALFTAEEMGLLGAKEFTRNPPLDLTKARLMCNLDMVGRMDTARSLSIGGVGTAVGLQELVQDAANRHGVRPSMSPEGFGPSDHAAFYAKDIPVLFFFTGVHDDYHTPDDDADRLNYEGHKLVSDLVFDIVRDAANRDGALAFQEAGPKSRPEGSRRFKVTLGIMPDVSSSDGKGLKADAVMKGRPADLAGMKKGDIIVAMEGKPVTGVYDYMSRLAEFTPGQRISIEVLRGSEKVVLIVEL; encoded by the coding sequence ATGAAATCATTTTTCTCCTTCGTCTGTCTTGCCATCACGCTCGTTTCAGCAGCTGCGGCACAGGTCGTACAACATCCCGATATCGCCGTTGAAGAACTCCGTGCGCATGTCTCCTATCTCGCCTCCGCTGCGCTGAAAGGGAGGAAGCCCGGTACGCCGGGAGCCGACTCCTCCGCCGCGTACATTCGCGAAGAACTCCGCCAGGCAGGCGTGACGCTGCTCGGCAACGACGGCTTCCAGTCCTTCGAGATCACCACTGGTATTAAAGCAACCACCGAGTGCCGCATCAGGATTGATGGGCAGGATGGTATGCTGGATAAGGATTTCAGACCGATTTCCTTTTCGGGTAATGAAGCCATTTCCGCGCCTGTGGTATGGGCAGGCTACGGCTTTGACTTCGAGAAGGACAAGAGTTCCTGGCGCGATTATGAGGGCCTCGATGTCGCCGGCAAATGGGTCATTATCCTGCGCGGCAGCCCCGACGACAAAAGCGGCGACTACGATCCATTTATACCGCTGCGTGTGAAAGCCCTCGCGGCGAAGGACCGCGGCGCGGCCGGCATCATGTTCGTGTCCGGCCCGGCGGCGAATCCCGAGGACAAGCTTGTCGAGCTGGTCTTTCAGCAGCAAGACACGCCCATGGACATCCCGGTTATCAGCGTACGTCGCACCATCGCGGAAAAGCTGCTGGCGGGAAAGAGCATCGGCGAACTGGAGGCAGCGCTGAACCGCGAGAAGGCACCAGTCCGCGCGGAATGCAGCGGTGAATTCGAAGCACTCGTCGATTTGATTCCGCAGCGCATCACTGCGCACAATGTGGTCGGTTTTGTGCAAGGATCCGATCCTGTGCTGAAAGATGAATATGTGCTCATCGGTGCGCATTACGATCACCTTGGAATGGGTGGGCCGGGAAGCGGGTCACGGCGGCCGGACACCAGCGCCGTGCACAATGGCGCGGACGACAATGCGTCCGGCACCGCGGCGGCGATAGAAGTGATAGAGCGTATCGCCGCTTCACGATCGGATATCAGACGCAGTGTCGTCGTCGCGCTATTCACCGCCGAGGAAATGGGCTTGTTGGGCGCGAAGGAATTTACACGCAATCCGCCTCTGGACCTGACGAAGGCACGCCTTATGTGCAATCTGGACATGGTAGGCAGAATGGACACCGCGCGCTCGCTCAGCATCGGTGGCGTGGGTACTGCGGTAGGATTGCAGGAACTGGTTCAAGACGCTGCGAATCGGCATGGGGTCCGTCCGTCGATGTCGCCGGAGGGTTTCGGCCCCTCGGATCATGCGGCGTTTTACGCGAAGGACATCCCGGTGCTGTTTTTCTTCACCGGCGTGCACGACGACTACCATACTCCCGATGATGATGCGGACCGCCTGAATTATGAAGGACACAAGCTGGTGTCGGATCTTGTCTTCGACATTGTACGCGATGCGGCCAACCGCGACGGGGCGCTGGCGTTTCAGGAAGCCGGACCGAAGTCCCGTCCCGAAGGCAGCCGCCGCTTCAAAGTCACCCTCGGCATCATGCCCGACGTCAGTTCCAGTGATGGAAAGGGTCTGAAGGCGGATGCGGTAATGAAAGGCCGTCCCGCCGATCTTGCCGGTATGAAGAAGGGCGATATCATTGTCGCCATGGAAGGCAAACCCGTCACCGGCGTCTACGATTACATGAGCCGCCTCGCCGAGTTCACTCCGGGTCAGCGCATCAGTATCGAAGTCCTCCGGGGCAGTGAAAAAGTCGTGCTGATCGTCGAACTGTGA
- the hutI gene encoding imidazolonepropionase — protein MMDLILYNASQIVTVAGRGAQRKCGRDMRDIGVIHDGAVAVKDGRIAFVGASDDIDISDAERSINAYGKVVLPGFIDSHTHLVFAGAREEEFARRIAGATYAEIAASGGGINTTVKATRAASKVELTEYALHRLDSCLGFGSTTVEIKSGYGLEYESEIKLLEVINELKDLHVVDIVPTFLGAHTIPFDYKERRDEYLALVLDRMLPEVAQRGLAEYCDVFVERGAFTVDEGRVLFERARALGLSVRVHADQITAGGGSELAADMQAASADHLDHISDEGIERMKAAGSIATLLPGVSLFLGEPMPDARRLIDAGLPVAIATDMNPGSCMSENIQLMMSLAAMQMRMTMEEVITAVTLNAAAALHRADRLGSIEVGKQADLLIFDVPVWQRILYHYGVNHLNTVIKNGMVVMEKRYANA, from the coding sequence ATGATGGATCTCATCCTTTATAACGCCAGCCAGATTGTGACCGTCGCCGGCAGGGGAGCGCAGCGAAAATGCGGGCGCGACATGCGCGATATCGGTGTGATCCATGATGGGGCTGTCGCCGTAAAGGATGGCCGTATCGCTTTTGTCGGCGCATCCGACGACATCGACATCTCCGATGCGGAGCGCAGCATCAATGCATACGGCAAGGTGGTGTTGCCGGGTTTCATCGACAGTCACACGCATCTCGTGTTCGCCGGCGCGCGTGAGGAGGAATTTGCGCGACGCATCGCCGGCGCGACCTATGCCGAGATTGCCGCGTCGGGTGGGGGTATCAACACCACGGTGAAGGCAACGCGTGCCGCCAGCAAGGTCGAACTGACGGAGTACGCGCTGCATCGTCTGGACAGTTGTCTGGGTTTCGGCAGCACGACGGTGGAGATCAAGAGCGGCTACGGCCTCGAGTATGAAAGTGAGATCAAGTTGCTCGAAGTCATCAATGAGCTGAAAGATCTGCACGTCGTGGACATCGTGCCCACCTTTCTGGGCGCGCACACCATCCCTTTCGATTACAAGGAGCGTCGCGACGAATATCTTGCCCTCGTGCTCGACCGCATGCTTCCCGAAGTCGCACAGCGGGGTCTGGCCGAGTACTGTGATGTTTTCGTGGAGCGCGGCGCTTTTACCGTGGATGAGGGGAGGGTGCTGTTCGAGCGCGCCCGTGCGTTGGGTCTGTCTGTGCGCGTCCATGCCGATCAGATCACGGCGGGCGGCGGCTCGGAGTTGGCTGCGGACATGCAGGCGGCCTCAGCCGATCACCTCGATCATATCAGCGACGAAGGCATCGAGCGCATGAAGGCTGCAGGCAGCATCGCTACGCTGCTTCCCGGCGTATCGCTCTTCCTCGGTGAACCGATGCCCGACGCCCGGCGTCTCATCGACGCGGGGCTGCCCGTCGCCATCGCGACGGATATGAATCCCGGATCCTGCATGAGCGAAAATATACAGCTCATGATGAGTCTCGCCGCCATGCAGATGCGCATGACCATGGAAGAGGTCATCACCGCCGTGACGCTCAATGCGGCTGCGGCGTTGCACCGCGCCGACCGTCTTGGAAGCATCGAGGTCGGCAAACAGGCGGATCTTCTGATCTTCGATGTCCCGGTATGGCAACGCATCCTCTATCACTACGGCGTCAATCACCTCAACACGGTGATCAAGAACGGCATGGTGGTGATGGAAAAGCGCTACGCGAATGCGTGA
- a CDS encoding YbjN domain-containing protein, whose translation MANFVAATQKKVKSYLKQIYGKQYANIVTEIDGSFVVRRGSAAVHVSVKAWGKDDCLVTALAYVVQNAKVGPKLLTTLMRRNASENIGAYGLLFDDTIVFSHSIAGANLDMNELRVTIGTVAYVADESDDEIRKIAGGLRAVDANASLFDLPVEQPAARTKAKKP comes from the coding sequence ATGGCCAATTTTGTTGCCGCAACACAGAAAAAAGTCAAATCCTACCTCAAGCAGATCTACGGAAAACAGTATGCCAACATCGTGACGGAGATCGACGGCTCTTTCGTCGTCCGCCGCGGTTCCGCCGCCGTGCATGTTTCCGTCAAGGCCTGGGGCAAGGACGATTGTCTCGTGACCGCCCTCGCCTACGTTGTACAAAACGCGAAAGTCGGTCCCAAACTTCTCACCACCCTGATGCGGCGCAATGCCTCCGAGAACATCGGAGCGTATGGGTTGCTGTTTGATGACACCATCGTCTTCAGCCACAGCATCGCCGGGGCGAACCTCGACATGAATGAACTTCGTGTCACCATCGGCACGGTTGCGTATGTAGCGGATGAATCTGACGACGAAATCCGCAAGATCGCAGGCGGTCTCCGCGCCGTTGACGCAAACGCGAGTCTGTTCGACCTACCGGTGGAGCAGCCTGCTGCAAGGACGAAAGCAAAAAAACCCTAG